CGAGTGATTCCGACTAAGAGGAACCGGAAACTGGCGGTGCCTTCCGCCGTGCACCGCCGTCAGCGTTCGATCGTACGTCGCCCTTGCCGATGGATCCGATAGCGTCTCATACGCGCTTCGGATCTGGATGAAGTTTCCGTCGGCGGCTTCGCCAGCTCTAACGTCCTCTGTGGCATGCCGCACCACCGCGTCGGGATGATAGAGCTTCGCGAGGCTCCGGTAAGCAGACTTGATCTCCGTCGGCGAAGCGTGGCGCTGGATTCGCAGCACCTCGTAGAAGCTCGGCGCCGGCAGCCGCACCTGGACCGCTTCCGCCGAAACGGCTCGGACAGAGTTCCGGCGGTGAGAACCAGTGGATGAGGAGAAATGGAACGAAAAATCTCCGGCGGCGAGATTCAGCGGCGTCGTCATCGGAAATCGAATGCAACGTTTAGATATGAGGTTCTTTTGCGAGGTTGAAATTGGGTTGAGGGGTTTTATATACACGTCAATGATGGAAAGATATATAGAGTGAGGGGTAAAAGAGTAATTGCAAGCGCCACGAGGGATGGGTGCGTAACTGTAGGGTCTCGAGATTTGATAAAATCGCAAATGCTGACGTGTCCTTGAGACTGTGCGTTTTCCGCGGCTTCTAGAAGGCCCATATCTGTGGGATGGGTCAACACTTCGGGTCCACTATTCTTTCTTgcatttttttagtatttttatcatataatatcttcatttcttcttctatcCTTATGTATCTACTATCAACatcaaaattgaataattactaatttaataaataatttatgtgaTTTTGTGTAATGAAAAATCTGTCTCAACATTTAACTTTCtcttaataaatgattttataaataataaacattttttagataagatattttaaaatatgtaaacaaTACTATCTTAGTACaacttttgttagttttatttaaaccttatactaatataattatcatttgtaattaaattcaatGATTTGGTTTAAAAGAGACATGCATGGTTGTTagtgtatatatttttctatttttgaattgaatatttGAGAGAAAAATGGCAAGAAAGTGAAGACAATGGAGAAATGGGTTGGATTGGTTGAATAATGATCTTTCAAAGTGGTTCCATTCCTCTTGAATTCTATATttcattacttttcttttcttaattcaCACGCACTTTGCAtacctttcctttttcttcttaatcaTTCTCAAAATCATTCTTATGGCTTGTCAATTATAAACTAACCTAAATTATAATGTACTTCGACTTTCTTTATAGGTAGTTATGCATGaacaaataatacaaaatgaTTTCTAGTTATTGCCTTTTGTTCTTCTTCACATCATCATAGtctaagttttaaatatatattttgacttCTTTTTCAATGATCTCAATCACTTTCTTAGTGGTTATAAAaaggttttatttaaaattgattttatcatcTCTGTCACAAACAAATCTTCATTAGACGTGCCAACAAATCTGAGTTGTTATCATTAGTCAAAACACGTTTGTGATTTCTGTAATCCAACAGTAATTTCGTAACTATTTTTGGatagtaaaaacaaaataatagtaataataaatagataaagGATTTTTAGTTGTAGATAAGATTTCACTATCGTTATTATGAACAGATAAGGATAAGTATTTTAAGAGAGGATAAAATTGCAGAAAAGATATACAAATATTGtaacaaaatggaaaaagataaaaacaaataacttCCATCTATCTATAATAAGGTTATTCCTTTGAATTCTTGAGGCTCTATTTATGGCCATTAATTAGTATTTAAGCTTAAGAAAGGGAAACACATGCAAGAGTGACGTGGTCCTGAAATTGTAATTAACTATATAGTTTAGCATGCtcttaaaatcaataatttttatgtaaaaaagaaCTGGGtgtattgtttctttttaagcataacaataatcatatagaaaaattattatatgcaTTGCAAACAATAATTTTGCATGAGTATGGTATTCAAACTATTTGGTATGGTTTGGAATTAGATTAGATTTTTATTAGAATTCAAgctattatttagttattatttactATATCATTTATAGATATACaaacttaaattataataaacctACCGtgattatttattctataatttgttaatagattaaatttttaaatttttagacaGAATGATGGAATGTATTCAATGCAAatctttcatatttaaattatcaatttaatcCATATGGACTCTTACTTCCATccgtttattaattttttattatgtttggaAATTATTATGATTGTACTTAATTAGTAACTAGGTTGCAGATCCAACCATCTAAAAAcaactaataattatatatataacttttgaaATGCTGagagtttttataataaatttttaagattacaaactaattttggtgtttaataacttaaaaaataatatatattttttttaaaaattatttttatcacatgataaaaaaaaattacttgattaaagtgaaataaataattatacttctgaaactaattattttagaaCGGTtcattacttatttttatagtctatgataatatataaaaagaattttgtttaatatatagtttcacaattttttctattaattatattttaaatttttaaaataattatataataaaatatgaaaataatttccaCTTTCAttcatgtattttaaatttttgttttgattttaagttAATCTATTTTGTTCGTTTTAGAATTTGTGTTTcgttaagattttatttttaaaagaagtttttcaaaGGATAAAAGGAGAATTATTTAAACTGCCTTTTAAGTCTCGATTCCTAAGCAATATAAGATTATTGAGTGTGGAAGAACATAGACCTCTAATAAAAGTTTAAGAGAAATGACTGTTCATTCCCAATGGAGGGCTTGAGAAACTAACGGTTCGTCTTAAAACTTTGTTATCAACCCCATTGTAGACACTAATATTTTGATCCTATGTCTACCGAGTAacattattagggttaataacTGTTTATCTAAGATATTGTCCATTTTGGAACATGTGCTTCGTGTTAATCTTCCAATCCCAAGTGATATCATTATGGTCAATTACCCTCAATTTGACATGTTATCCACTTTGGAACGAAGAGAGCTCTGTCATTTTGAACCCATGATGAGTGTTAATACTCTAATTCCAAGTCCGTCGAATAACATTGTTACTCATAATCCAAAATACTATCCgctttaaaatatatgttctataatgattttgttcttaaaagacGTCTTAAACGGTGGAAGAAgttataaattgttaaaaataccttttaacaatttatatttcatctttgattatattttaaaataaaaatataatattataaaaggtagttttatacatatttaatatttgttcttttatctttaattatttaaaatttaaaaagtatattaaaatgagatattaTTGAAGATTTGGAAAGAACGAGCGAAACGTTTCCTTCTAGAATTGAATGATTGTAATGTTTTTCTtctgttatatttttcaatgattttcTCACAGTGTGATGTAACTTCAGATGTAGAAGTGCAAAGTGAGTGATGGaaacataaaaaagttatattgtaatagtttattttgtttctttaacaaaatattagatTTATAAAACAAAGTTAGACATTCTTGTGATAATGTATCTTATATTCTTTAATGTTATATCTTAATTCACCTTCATCATTTCGATAAATgttaaagttatttattatatttgaaaatattatttgtctTGAAGTAccttataactttttatttacttttagtCGTTTAACCATCAAAGTCTTTATAACTTCTATTTGTACATCCTagacataaaatattttagaataaaaaaaattacactaatTATACCAAAGGCTTTGAAAATGGAATTGgaaaattatacaaaacatttattttataattatttctcttaattattaaaatacattatatcAATACTTCTTTTAACATTATACTAAATGTTCATAAAATACTATAAAGTATATTATGAAGATCCAAAAATGGATATTtaagtaaaagataatttaataaaataatactttaatattttattaataaccagtatatgttataaatacttttttctactttcaaatttattatataaaatcttattatttctttaaaaatcaattctattaatatttttattctctaagaaatttaactttaatttgttCTTCAGTCACAAACCACCATCGACTTTACAATAAAgtaaatgagttttattttgtaccattttttaaaatcaaatttgtgtTCAAATATTGCATATGGCttaaatatacttaaaatattCTTTGTTTATTTGTGATCTTAGTAGTATGTTCAGATCGACGATGTTTTTGTGAGTAGATAGAGTTATTTGTCTTATAAGCTATTGGAGAAGTGTTATAAAAATCTTTAGAAGTATCAGATAAAGTAAGAGAAGCTAGATATAATTATTGCCATTTTGTTTTGTCTAGATTGACTCGTTGATGAATCCATTTAATCACATTggttatttttagatttatatagagaaagaaaacattCAATTAGGATTTGGAGTATCACTTGTCATGCAGATTTTTAGTTTGCATTATATAGTCACGTTGGGTGAGTGTTCAATTTAGGTTTGACAAAGTCAGAGGAGACCTGCTTGTTGGATGAGCAGACTCTTGAACGAATAAGTGAACTTGTTAGGTGAGTTTGTCAAATGTGATGTGAAATATATGTTCAAATATATGAGTGATCTTGAGAAACTACTTTGTATTTGTAGTTAGAGTTTTAAAGAAATGTAAACATGCTTtataatgaaagtaaaagttgTAATTTGATATGTTGCATGTGGTGGAATGAGAATGTTGTAATTTCTAAGGAGAAACGCTACTATGTTTAGTTGATGTGTGGAGTGTATTGATGTTAGAGTTTATAATGAGATTATCCTAATTCTACTAAGTGATTGAATTCATATAAGGGAAAATATACTTAAAGTGAGAGTTGAAAGGGGTCCTCATAAACATATTTGACTTTGAGGATCAAATGTACATATGCATGATTTATCCTATTACATTTGTTAGCATCATATGTGGACATGAGATGGTAGAGAATCTTAAGGAGGAAAGATGAGTATAATAAGTGCTTGAGCTCATATTCTAATCAGTATATTAAATCTTTTAGATGTCTTGTGTTTGATGTATGATAAGTATGAAAGAGTCATGATCTTTGTGAGCGTAATATTGTGTGATTGTaattatataatgattttttattatgttcatATTGGtatgatatttaataatttaacttaTCCTTGTACTTCTACTTGTGTAGTCTATTATGGTATTGTTATCTTTCTTCTGAATAAACATAGGATAGTTGAAAGATTAACAAGAAACATTAATGTTAACAATAAACATAGGATAATTGAAAGATTAACAAGAAACATTAATGTTATCAACACACATCTAACAACCTACACAATTATAGAtagatataagaaaaatattttatacaagtaGAACTATACATTTTGAAATACTATTTGGACAATCTTTTATATcgaaaaattattcataatattttctatatatttctattatctTTTGTGTTTTTGATATCAGTATGTTATAGCTGCAAAAATTTGGGTTATTACATGTATTCCTCCaaaatattgatataaattgaaaaaaaaaaatagtttcacGAAAACATTACAATAATTAGTGTGACTTAGTTTTTTTCGTAAAAAATCTAGGTATGTGTCTTTGATGTTATATTAGAGATAGAAAAAAAGATGATAAGATTGGTGGCACCAACAGCATAAAGAATCTCATTAATTAAAAGCAAgcaactaaaaaatatttgttgtacCAAACGCCAGGGAATACTAAGTGTGGCCATGTCCCACTTTCTAGAAACCTACAAGACAAAGAAATGTGGTCACACATGGCATTACAATGGCCAAAACAACACcatcttcaatatttttttttctataataatggGAACTATATATAAagtctataaattaatttgtaggtgaaactttacttttcacatttattttaatcaGATTTTTCAAATGTATTCATAAATTGATTTGACAATTTTTTCATATCTAAAAAATTCAgtaattttattcaatgttttaattctgtaaattttaattattaattgaagTAACCATTCCTCACTGTCCATTTTCTCATATTACTCAAGTATATCGTATCTGAGTAGTTGTGTTTTTTTATACCatgaatgaaattttaaaaacacaaaaacaaaataaatgaaattgtcacTTACGCGAagatatgaatatatatatatatatatatatatatatatatatatatatatatatatatatatatatatatatatatatatatatatatatatatatatNtatatatatatatatatatatatatatatatatatatatatatatatatatatatatatatatatatatatatatatatatatatatatatcacttaaaaaaaatcaaaattattaatgtaGAGATAAATTATTCCTCACAAGATTAGTcttatattcataataaaaaacaataaactcCACTGTattgacaaaaaagaaaaaatatctctaatattagttaaaaagaataagtttaattagtaatttgacTTAATATTTAGAtagttgatttatttttatttttatatttattctttactcaattaaattctaattaattaaatagagTCTATATGATCTCTTCTAATAAATTGacactaatattatttaaaaaaagacaaattaaactaataaaagatttatgtattaatttaatctttatatttaaatttatgatttttcatttttatattttgtttggacTCTTcttaaaatccatatatatatatctattatttCAAAGTTTTAGGTTTGAAAtgtgttaatattttatgaGCTGgtcttaataattttcaatttatatttttcttctttagtcTTCTTCAGTTTTACAATCAAATTCTTccaatgagattttttttttttggttttgaaaaatgaaatttaggtTACTAACTAAATCTTAAAACACTCTATAagttctccttttttttttttcataattgctGTCTAACTAATGATAGATATATTGTATTTTCATGGATATTAAGAGAATCTCATAACAACTTCGACCAACTCAATTGATTGAGATAATTCATGAATTGTGGAACAAAAGTTGTAATAGAAGACAAATTGATTGAGTGGAAGAGAAGATAAGAATGTTTATTAGtgttcttttgtttctttcatagCATCATGTTAGCTGTAAAAGAGAGAGATGAGAATTAGCCCCACATCTCATCACTTCTGGAAGGATTCTATGTCAtctaccattttttttcttcttattatataatttttataattttttagttaaaatataaagttaattaagaaatgggtatttttataatttcacttttagatatttttaacaCGTAGGGAAATAGGTCATTCTCAAATTAAaagcatcataaaaaaaagaaaaactccaaAAGAAATTCTAATAATATAGTTCCAACTTTCCAttccaatatatttattataatgcagtccatttaaaacaaattagatGCAGTCAATATATTTGGCAATTCTATTTAATCTGTTATCGAATCGTTATTAGATCATCCAATTTTTACTATTGGACACGAAATGTCTATATCTTGATGTGAAAAAAGTGTGTTAGAAATTTttcattgactagagataaggtcaaaaatttataatatataagtgagatacaaaccttaccttacaaatcaattttgtaggattgaattaaccttaaaacccactttttaatacaaatgaaatttcaatttcataatgAGAGGATGCAACaattttgcaaagaaatatttatattttcaggTGAGTTTTTGTACTACTTttgtttattatgattttaaaatataataattttaatatattaaaaatattaatatattttaaaatataaaaaatagtttggtttaaaagaatatcatactgaattaatttagtttaatattaaaattaacagagagtaatttaaaagaatatagtaCCAAAATTCAGAATTCTTTACTAAATAGTCTTTTTAAGTCTCGAagcttattaattttattttgatccaAACACACATATTTAACTTGTTTAAATCCACCGCATCTtccaaaagtaattaattatataacgggttaattcaaataattctaCAACAAAATGCAAACACTATTAAGAGAATATTGACAATTTTTTAGCAAGTAAAATACTATAATTtatccatttttaaaattaaaaaaaattcgtAATATTAACAAACCAAAGAAAAGGGAACCCAAATTCAAACCCAACATTATCGAGACAATTAACTActataactaatttaattattcacTCTCATATATACATCCTAATATTTCTCTTggaatcttattttttttctaatagtaATCTCTTCACTAAGATCTTATTTGGCACATAATCCTAAATTGATTTAAGTtcgtacttttttttttgtaaacatAAATATACTACTCATCTTtcaatctcttattttattaaaacaataatttaaaatatagttgaaAGCActactaatattaaaaaatattacaacattaatctcattttttttattataataaagaaaacagaggttattatatatttttttcaaattcatttaatttttttatatctttgcCGAAGGATATTATCTCAATACCTAAGCATCTGTTGGTAAATTTAGTttgttgataataataataaatatttttatagtttttatcattaaaaaaaattaatgtgatttcttcttcctccaaaCGCATGAGGTGACAAATTTGTTCTTATATATGTTGAAAAATTGTGTTCTGAATTTTACattctcaaataaaataaaattatttttaatataaaattgtataattcagAATATCTCTATAGTACACAATTCAAAATTGaaactgaaaattttaaaatagagaaCATGACTTACCGAAATCTCCAATACCACAAAACACATTACaaccttaaaaaaatgtatacaaGCATTCTTATACTAACACAATCAATAcctaataaatttaattctaaaaaggaatatttaaattttttaaattcataggAGTTCATGTTGAAATTTAGGAGGTGTAGAATGAAATTctcaaaaagtaaaagaaaagaaagattggGCAACTAAAATGAAATGTTGGGTTTATTCGTATGTTAATAGTATGGACTTTCTCCCTtcaccttattttttttttcaccaaatttaaaaatatatatatatatatatatatatatatatatatatatatatatatatatatatatatatatatgggtttgttaacatgtaagttttttttttagtgggtacattttagtaaagtgtatcggattttagtagacaaaaataccctcatatattatggattataagttttaaagttaagagtatttgaataattttcattttcaaaactaaaatttaaaaaaaaaagaaactctcaaacccttacttactcttctctcattcttcattcctctcaactcttCCTCTTTCATCTTTCCCACTTTAACATTCTCTTTGTGATCCCTACAATAGcacaaattgagaaaaataaaaacacaatcaCCTAATCCTAATCCATCTTCCTCACTTacccaatttgtttctctctcaccTTCACACAGTAACTTGCGACACCgcaattttttgttcttgttctgttcgttcatttgttttccactctaataacaaaataattgatgatgttgatgttgatttttgattggagCATTGTGTTATATCTCTTCCCTtctgattgttattaaatttcgttaat
Above is a genomic segment from Vigna radiata var. radiata cultivar VC1973A chromosome 10, Vradiata_ver6, whole genome shotgun sequence containing:
- the LOC106775442 gene encoding chaperone protein dnaJ 11, chloroplastic-like, giving the protein MTTPLNLAAGDFSFHFSSSTGSHRRNSVRAVSAEAVQVRLPAPSFYEVLRIQRHASPTEIKSAYRSLAKLYHPDAVVRHATEDVRAGEAADGNFIQIRSAYETLSDPSARATYDRTLTAVHGGRHRQFPVPLSRNHSSTFYATRRWETDQCW